One Candidatus Binatia bacterium DNA segment encodes these proteins:
- a CDS encoding SDR family NAD(P)-dependent oxidoreductase, whose protein sequence is MSGCTAVVSGVGPARGLGAAIARRFAREGFRVVVIGRSSEKLATAVAEIRAAGGVVHEVVGDVTDEELVRSAIAAADAAEAPLEVAVFNAGGNWPMGFLAMDREFLEGMWRTGALGGFFFAKAALERMLPRGRGTLLLTGASASLRGRANFGGFAQAKAALRALAQSAAREFGPQGIHVGHVIVDGMIDGDRVNTFLPHAKAEKGADGMLDPDAIADSFWMLHCQQRSAWTHEIDVRPWTESW, encoded by the coding sequence ATGTCCGGATGCACCGCTGTCGTTTCGGGAGTTGGGCCGGCCAGGGGTCTCGGCGCTGCGATCGCGCGGCGATTTGCGCGCGAAGGCTTTCGCGTCGTCGTGATCGGCCGCTCGTCGGAGAAGCTGGCCACGGCCGTTGCGGAGATCCGCGCCGCCGGAGGCGTCGTTCACGAAGTCGTCGGCGACGTCACCGACGAGGAACTCGTGCGATCGGCGATTGCCGCTGCGGACGCGGCCGAGGCGCCGCTGGAGGTCGCGGTTTTCAACGCGGGCGGCAACTGGCCGATGGGCTTCCTCGCGATGGACCGGGAGTTCCTCGAAGGCATGTGGCGCACCGGCGCGCTCGGCGGATTTTTCTTCGCGAAGGCGGCGCTCGAGCGCATGCTGCCGCGAGGCCGCGGCACGCTGCTGCTGACCGGCGCGTCGGCCTCGCTTCGCGGGCGCGCAAATTTCGGCGGGTTCGCGCAGGCCAAGGCGGCGCTGAGGGCGCTGGCCCAGTCGGCGGCGCGGGAATTCGGTCCCCAGGGGATCCATGTCGGCCATGTCATCGTCGACGGCATGATCGACGGCGACCGCGTCAACACGTTTCTTCCGCACGCGAAAGCGGAGAAGGGAGCCGACGGCATGCTCGATCCCGATGCGATCGCCGACAGCTTCTGGATGCTGCACTGCCAGCAGCGCAGCGCGTGGACTCACGAGATCGACGTGCGGCCGTGGACGGAGAGCTGGTAG
- a CDS encoding MAPEG family protein, with product MTGITALLLFAAWTLVLMSIYVGYRTAMVMRGSNAASWTRGGQTEIPALVRRAEHAHMNCVENLPVVAAVVLSAYVLGKPGVADASMAYVLYARVAQSVVHVVGVNHVMVQVRAAFFTIQILLIARMIIALVA from the coding sequence ATGACCGGAATCACCGCCCTGCTCCTGTTCGCCGCCTGGACCCTCGTGCTGATGTCGATCTACGTCGGCTACCGCACCGCGATGGTCATGCGCGGAAGTAACGCCGCTTCGTGGACGCGCGGCGGCCAGACCGAGATTCCCGCGCTGGTTCGCCGCGCCGAGCACGCGCACATGAACTGCGTCGAGAACCTGCCCGTCGTCGCTGCCGTCGTGTTGTCGGCGTACGTGCTGGGCAAACCGGGTGTTGCCGATGCGTCGATGGCGTACGTGCTCTATGCGAGGGTCGCACAGAGCGTCGTTCACGTGGTCGGCGTTAACCACGTGATGGTGCAAGTGAGGGCTGCGTTCTTCACGATCCAGATCCTGCTGATCGCGCGAATGATCATCGCGCTCGTCGCCTGA
- a CDS encoding TetR/AcrR family transcriptional regulator yields MIRSAIELFREHGYSGTGLREINAHSGVARGAIYHHFPGGKAELAEEVLVATGQMVKQGLAMLASSGDAVAMLDGFVAAWKQNLAATGYRAGCSVVAIVAESRRDAPQLARTAARVFASWNTVIAGVLARQGVKRAEARRLATLTVSSIEGGVILCRAAGEARALDEVGSALRSMYRAAIESVQGSRNPIAGPHAAKVPRRASRTQSNGTTMNPKTAKGGTR; encoded by the coding sequence ATGATCCGCAGCGCGATCGAGCTGTTCCGCGAGCACGGCTACAGCGGCACGGGCCTGAGGGAGATCAACGCGCACAGCGGCGTGGCGCGCGGGGCGATCTATCACCATTTCCCGGGCGGCAAGGCCGAGCTGGCCGAAGAAGTGCTCGTCGCGACGGGACAGATGGTGAAGCAGGGCCTTGCGATGCTGGCTTCGAGCGGCGACGCGGTGGCGATGCTCGACGGCTTCGTTGCAGCGTGGAAGCAGAACCTCGCGGCGACCGGTTATCGTGCCGGTTGCTCGGTCGTCGCGATCGTCGCCGAATCGAGGCGCGACGCTCCGCAGCTCGCGCGTACCGCCGCGCGGGTGTTCGCGTCGTGGAACACCGTGATCGCCGGTGTGCTGGCCCGGCAGGGTGTAAAACGCGCGGAAGCGCGGCGCCTGGCCACGCTCACGGTTTCGTCGATCGAGGGCGGCGTGATTCTTTGCCGGGCCGCCGGCGAGGCGCGCGCCCTGGACGAAGTCGGAAGCGCGCTTCGCTCGATGTACCGGGCAGCGATCGAAAGCGTGCAGGGCAGCAGGAATCCCATCGCCGGGCCGCACGCGGCGAAGGTGCCACGGCGCGCATCGCGCACGCAAAGCAATGGAACGACCATGAATCCGAAGACCGCCAAAGGAGGAACCCGATGA
- a CDS encoding glutathione S-transferase family protein, which translates to MKIYTDAVGAPNPKKVRVFCAEKGLKIPYHNIDIMAGENRQPEFAKKNPLMGLPVLELDDGTHLTESLAIMEYLDELHPEVPMIGKTPIERARARETERICELGVMAMIGTIFQNASPFFAGRVKQSADAADNARARLASNLAVLDARVGSSAFLAGSKPSIADCTMWAAFAFSSFAGVQFDPGLKNIHRWHGEFQKRPSAAA; encoded by the coding sequence ATGAAGATCTACACCGACGCCGTCGGCGCCCCGAATCCGAAGAAAGTGCGCGTGTTCTGCGCCGAAAAGGGCCTGAAGATCCCGTACCACAACATCGACATCATGGCCGGCGAGAATCGCCAGCCCGAGTTCGCGAAGAAAAACCCGCTGATGGGGCTGCCGGTGCTCGAGCTCGACGACGGAACCCACCTCACCGAATCGCTGGCGATCATGGAGTACCTCGACGAGCTGCATCCGGAGGTGCCGATGATCGGAAAGACGCCGATCGAACGGGCGCGCGCCCGCGAGACCGAAAGGATCTGCGAGCTCGGCGTCATGGCGATGATCGGGACCATCTTCCAGAACGCGAGCCCGTTCTTCGCCGGACGCGTCAAGCAGTCGGCCGACGCTGCCGACAATGCGCGTGCGCGGCTGGCGTCCAACCTGGCGGTGCTCGATGCGCGTGTCGGCTCCAGTGCGTTTCTGGCCGGCTCGAAGCCGTCGATCGCCGATTGCACGATGTGGGCCGCGTTCGCCTTCTCGTCGTTCGCCGGCGTGCAGTTCGATCCGGGACTCAAGAACATCCACCGCTGGCACGGCGAGTTCCAGAAGCGCCCGAGCGCAGCGGCCTGA